A single genomic interval of Corallococcus macrosporus harbors:
- a CDS encoding isopenicillin N synthase family dioxygenase: MMKELPRIDLTSATPGSEAERRAAFEIDRACKQVGFFTLSGHGIAPAVFEDVYALSRAFFRQPLEAKNRCRLQSGFTMAADDYTPYGYSGMLEENAFAYMGRKGLPSDYVEKFSVGRLIEDDSASLPFSADAEGQRLRSALKAYFRECEALTSRLTELFSIALDLPRDFFAKKTSASNDSLRSLLYPQLSPELVNDQGMGEHTDGTLLTVLAQTGPGIQVKERGGTWITPTLERRDHLIVNIGDLMARWANDEYVSTPHRVVLHGGERQSLAFFKLANDDALIECFPKFCKDTPAKYEPVVYKAFSLQKMNALFGVGGDAGRS; encoded by the coding sequence ATGATGAAGGAGTTGCCCCGAATCGATTTGACGTCCGCGACGCCAGGGTCCGAAGCCGAGCGCCGGGCGGCGTTCGAGATCGACCGGGCCTGCAAGCAGGTGGGCTTCTTCACCCTGAGCGGCCACGGCATCGCGCCGGCCGTCTTCGAAGACGTCTATGCCCTGTCACGGGCCTTCTTCCGCCAGCCGCTGGAGGCGAAGAACCGCTGCCGGTTGCAGTCCGGCTTCACCATGGCCGCGGACGACTACACGCCCTACGGCTACAGCGGCATGCTGGAGGAGAACGCCTTCGCGTACATGGGCCGCAAGGGGTTGCCCAGCGACTACGTGGAGAAGTTCAGCGTGGGCCGGCTCATCGAGGACGACAGTGCGAGCCTGCCGTTCAGCGCGGACGCGGAAGGACAGAGGCTGCGCTCGGCGCTCAAGGCGTACTTCCGCGAGTGCGAGGCGCTGACGTCCCGGCTCACGGAGCTGTTCAGCATCGCGCTGGACCTGCCCCGGGACTTCTTCGCGAAGAAGACGTCCGCGTCCAACGACTCGCTCCGCTCCCTGCTCTATCCCCAGCTCAGCCCGGAGCTCGTCAACGATCAGGGCATGGGCGAGCACACGGACGGGACGCTGCTGACGGTCCTGGCGCAGACAGGCCCCGGCATCCAGGTGAAGGAGCGCGGGGGCACGTGGATCACCCCCACGCTGGAGCGGCGCGACCACCTCATCGTCAACATCGGAGACCTGATGGCCCGGTGGGCCAACGACGAATACGTCTCCACCCCGCACCGGGTCGTGCTGCACGGTGGCGAGCGCCAGTCCCTGGCGTTCTTCAAGCTCGCCAACGACGACGCGCTCATCGAGTGCTTCCCCAAGTTCTGCAAGGACACGCCCGCGAAGTACGAGCCCGTCGTCTACAAGGCCTTCTCCCTCCAGAAGATGAACGCGCTGTTCGGTGTCGGCGGCGACGCCGGACGCTCCTGA
- the tmk gene encoding dTMP kinase, with product MSAVRKVALPGRFIVLEGLDGAGTTTQTERLASVLKAEGHAVVTTREPSDGPVGTMLRQALTGRLGLPHGRGPLAQETLALLFAADRTDHLHARVLPALEQGKVVLCDRYVLSSLAYQGASLSMEWVNTVNSHAVSPDLTLFVGVDPQVAATRRAVRGGPAELFEADEAQRRIALQYLKAIELRENHERIVHIDGELSVEAVTEACLVEVRQVLARKR from the coding sequence GTGAGCGCCGTGAGGAAGGTCGCCCTTCCGGGACGGTTCATCGTGCTGGAGGGCCTGGACGGCGCGGGCACCACCACGCAGACGGAGCGGCTGGCGTCCGTGCTGAAGGCGGAAGGCCACGCGGTGGTGACGACGCGCGAGCCTTCCGACGGCCCGGTGGGCACGATGCTGCGACAGGCGCTCACGGGCCGCCTGGGCCTGCCGCACGGCCGCGGGCCGCTGGCGCAGGAGACGCTGGCGTTGCTGTTCGCGGCGGACCGGACGGATCACCTGCACGCGCGGGTGCTGCCGGCGCTGGAGCAGGGCAAGGTGGTGCTGTGCGACCGCTACGTGCTGTCCTCGCTGGCGTACCAGGGCGCGAGCCTGTCCATGGAGTGGGTGAACACGGTGAACTCGCACGCCGTGTCGCCGGACCTGACGTTGTTCGTGGGCGTGGATCCCCAGGTCGCAGCGACGCGCCGGGCCGTGCGTGGAGGCCCCGCGGAGCTGTTCGAGGCGGACGAGGCCCAGCGCCGCATCGCGCTCCAGTACCTCAAGGCCATCGAGCTGCGAGAGAACCACGAGCGCATCGTGCACATCGACGGTGAGCTGTCCGTGGAGGCCGTGACGGAAGCGTGCCTCGTGGAAGTGCGGCAGGTCCTCGCGCGCAAGCGCTGA
- a CDS encoding aminotransferase class I/II-fold pyridoxal phosphate-dependent enzyme has protein sequence MTTPSDAVMGPHLHRNNQKMIPASESAWAVARDSHMLNIRVEAVRGQNHFREVDTGHEFANLCSCSYLGLNSHPDVIQGGIDALRNAGITGLSMAEFRIRLGLMEQLEEQLADLFGGPVLPAVTSSALTAAILPVLGSGHLTDSGPLAMVFDKFAHFSMAFVKPIVADETLVLNAPHNDMNYLEDVCRKYPRVAYVCDGVYSTGGATDLPALLTLQEKYGLFLYIDDSHSLSTQGRNGEGYIRSRLREMNDRTVIIASIAKAFGSTGGIAMFGSRKHYDFLYRTGPMGWSQSLRTAAIGTSMGSIKVHRSPELAKRQEQLRRNIALFDEHIQTAQRGDGLHIKVVEVGEQEKAVKLSRELYKRGFYTSAVFFPIVPVGKAGIRLMLRGDLPTEMVQAFIGHLKEVLPTL, from the coding sequence GTGACGACGCCCAGCGACGCGGTGATGGGTCCCCACCTGCACCGCAACAACCAGAAGATGATCCCCGCCAGCGAGAGCGCCTGGGCCGTGGCCCGCGACTCGCACATGCTCAACATCCGCGTGGAGGCCGTGCGCGGCCAGAACCACTTTCGCGAGGTGGACACCGGGCACGAGTTCGCCAACCTGTGCTCCTGCTCCTACCTGGGGCTCAACAGCCACCCGGACGTCATCCAGGGCGGCATCGACGCGCTCAGGAACGCGGGCATCACCGGCCTGTCCATGGCGGAGTTCCGCATCCGGCTGGGCCTGATGGAGCAACTGGAGGAGCAGCTGGCGGACCTCTTCGGTGGGCCCGTGCTGCCCGCCGTCACGTCCAGCGCGCTCACGGCCGCCATCCTCCCGGTGCTGGGGTCCGGCCACCTGACGGACAGCGGGCCGCTGGCGATGGTGTTCGACAAGTTCGCGCACTTCTCCATGGCGTTCGTGAAGCCCATCGTCGCCGACGAGACGCTGGTGCTGAACGCTCCGCACAACGACATGAACTACCTGGAGGACGTCTGCCGGAAGTACCCGCGCGTGGCGTACGTCTGCGACGGCGTCTACTCCACCGGCGGCGCGACGGACCTCCCCGCGCTGCTCACGCTCCAGGAGAAGTACGGCCTCTTCCTCTACATCGACGACTCGCACTCGCTCTCCACGCAGGGCAGGAACGGCGAGGGCTACATCCGCTCGCGGCTGCGCGAGATGAACGACCGGACAGTCATCATCGCCTCCATCGCCAAGGCGTTCGGCAGCACGGGCGGCATCGCGATGTTCGGGTCGCGCAAGCACTACGACTTCCTCTACCGGACGGGCCCCATGGGCTGGTCCCAGAGCCTGCGGACGGCGGCCATCGGCACCTCCATGGGGAGCATCAAGGTGCACCGCAGCCCGGAGCTGGCGAAGCGGCAGGAACAGCTGCGCCGGAACATCGCGCTGTTCGATGAGCACATCCAGACCGCGCAGCGCGGCGACGGGCTGCACATCAAGGTCGTGGAGGTGGGCGAACAGGAAAAGGCCGTGAAGCTGTCGCGCGAGCTCTACAAGCGCGGCTTCTACACCTCCGCGGTCTTCTTCCCCATCGTGCCGGTGGGCAAGGCGGGCATCCGGCTCATGCTGCGCGGCGACCTGCCCACGGAGATGGTGCAGGCGTTCATCGGCCACCTGAAGGAAGTCCTCCCGACGCTGTAG
- a CDS encoding ornithine cyclodeaminase family protein, whose product MAAFLPHDVVSAHGNLQRLVRELEAALTEGLHERVQVPLRVAVPSATRHAAFVSMPAVSEHLGLYINKVATLFERAATEPLPTMNGVVAAFSTRTGELLALLDGAAVTELKCAAVSALVTDLCARTDARTLAVAGAGAQARQQVAAVRAVRPIQEVRVWARNTARRGAFAAELRASLGVAVHVVACASLDEAIRGADVIGTATSSKKPLGSFEGLTPSVHINCMGGHTVETREVPLELLRSSTVIVEDLATALAEAGPVHESAITLGQLVRRDSGPLRAGRTVFSSTGHAFLDVLTVAHVLRELELIH is encoded by the coding sequence ATGGCTGCCTTCCTGCCCCACGACGTCGTCTCCGCGCACGGGAACCTGCAACGGCTCGTGCGCGAGCTGGAGGCGGCGCTCACGGAGGGCCTGCATGAGCGCGTGCAGGTCCCGCTGCGCGTCGCCGTCCCCTCCGCCACCCGGCACGCCGCGTTCGTGTCGATGCCGGCCGTGTCGGAGCACCTGGGCCTCTACATCAACAAGGTCGCGACCCTGTTCGAGCGGGCCGCGACGGAGCCGCTGCCCACCATGAACGGCGTGGTGGCGGCGTTCTCCACGCGCACGGGGGAGCTGCTCGCGCTGCTGGATGGCGCGGCGGTGACGGAGCTCAAGTGCGCCGCCGTGTCCGCGCTCGTCACCGACCTCTGCGCGCGCACGGATGCGCGGACGCTGGCGGTGGCGGGGGCTGGCGCGCAGGCCCGTCAGCAGGTGGCGGCGGTCCGCGCGGTCCGCCCCATCCAGGAGGTGCGGGTCTGGGCGCGCAACACGGCCCGGCGCGGCGCGTTCGCGGCGGAGCTGCGCGCATCGCTGGGCGTGGCGGTGCACGTCGTCGCCTGCGCCTCGCTGGATGAAGCCATCCGGGGCGCGGACGTGATTGGCACCGCCACGTCATCGAAGAAACCGCTGGGGAGCTTCGAGGGCCTTACCCCCAGCGTGCACATCAACTGCATGGGTGGACACACCGTGGAGACGCGGGAGGTGCCGCTCGAACTGCTGCGCTCATCGACGGTCATCGTCGAGGACCTGGCCACGGCGCTCGCGGAGGCCGGGCCGGTCCACGAGAGCGCCATCACCCTGGGGCAGCTCGTGCGCAGGGACAGCGGCCCCCTGCGTGCGGGCCGCACCGTCTTCAGCTCCACGGGCCATGCGTTCCTCGACGTCCTCACGGTCGCGCACGTGCTGCGCGAGCTGGAACTGATTCATTGA
- a CDS encoding alpha/beta hydrolase, whose product MTTRQHAERNAAEMKDLLAYLDARPWPDGYEAARVHYDSLGLPIARDIGVEPVNVNGVRAQWLTPPECEQDRALLFLHGGGFVFGSLVSHGHMAAEMARQARCRVLQLDYRRAPEHPYPAALDDATTAYRWLLERGFAPGRISIAGDSAGGGLVVSMQVNARAKGLPLAGALVCISSWFNLGIQGESYQSREKADALVQRKVVEEVARHYLNGQDPRQPTISPIHADLTGLPPLLIQVGERELLFSDSQAMAKKAQAQGVDVTFEEWPDMVHVWHLHFNRLSSGREALQRIGQFVMDKTGARK is encoded by the coding sequence ATGACCACGCGACAGCACGCGGAGCGCAACGCGGCGGAGATGAAGGACCTGCTCGCGTACCTGGACGCCCGGCCCTGGCCGGACGGCTACGAGGCGGCGCGGGTCCACTACGATTCGCTCGGGCTGCCCATCGCCAGGGACATCGGCGTGGAGCCCGTCAACGTGAACGGCGTCCGCGCCCAGTGGCTCACGCCGCCGGAGTGCGAGCAGGACCGCGCCCTGCTCTTCCTGCACGGCGGCGGGTTCGTCTTCGGCTCGCTGGTGAGCCACGGCCACATGGCCGCGGAGATGGCGCGGCAGGCGCGCTGCCGGGTGCTCCAGCTCGACTACCGCCGGGCCCCGGAGCACCCCTACCCGGCCGCGCTGGACGACGCGACCACCGCGTACCGCTGGCTGCTGGAGCGCGGGTTCGCGCCCGGCCGCATCTCCATCGCGGGTGACTCGGCGGGCGGCGGCCTGGTGGTCTCCATGCAGGTCAACGCCCGGGCCAAGGGGCTGCCGCTCGCGGGCGCCCTGGTGTGCATCTCGTCGTGGTTCAACCTGGGCATCCAGGGGGAGAGCTACCAGTCGCGTGAGAAGGCAGACGCGCTGGTGCAGCGCAAGGTGGTGGAGGAGGTCGCGCGGCACTACCTCAACGGGCAGGACCCGCGGCAGCCCACCATCTCTCCCATCCACGCGGACCTCACCGGCCTGCCGCCCCTGCTCATCCAGGTGGGCGAGCGGGAGCTGCTCTTCAGCGACTCGCAGGCGATGGCGAAGAAGGCCCAGGCCCAGGGCGTGGACGTCACGTTCGAGGAGTGGCCCGACATGGTCCACGTCTGGCACCTGCACTTCAACCGACTGTCCAGCGGCCGTGAGGCCCTGCAGCGCATTGGCCAGTTCGTGATGGACAAGACAGGAGCGCGGAAGTGA
- a CDS encoding ATP-grasp domain-containing protein, which produces MAANLILLGARQFITERAWQLGLRPLIIQQPGLSDDVVNRQSDRVLLMNYDDPALIPMLKAAHAVTPFVSAITVAEEALIPCARINEALGLRGTPLDLVEKTRDKPAMRRVLDSGGFSPVQWASVKTREDALAFAERQGYPFILKPVDGVGSIDVRLVRSAADLEGVLNGRASWIAEEYLDGPEYSVECFSFAGRHVILGINEETKSTDPNASAFLEIAHQVPAPMSPERDREVRDFIRSFLDVLGIQDGPSHTELKYTSRGPRIVETHTRLGGDRLWDLVRLTTGHDLLDMTLQWAMGTLKPLEADPVPKGGAAIQFFTPPPGKLKRLNGAHALRRLPGVVEISLQVELGATVRQALKSEDRAGFVIAYADTVLQAQAVCREVSQRLVLETA; this is translated from the coding sequence ATGGCGGCGAACCTCATCCTTCTGGGCGCACGGCAGTTCATCACGGAGCGGGCGTGGCAGTTGGGCCTGCGGCCGCTGATCATCCAGCAGCCCGGGCTGTCCGATGACGTCGTGAACCGGCAGTCCGACCGGGTCCTGCTCATGAACTACGACGACCCGGCGCTCATCCCCATGCTGAAGGCCGCGCACGCCGTCACACCGTTCGTGAGCGCCATCACCGTCGCGGAAGAAGCGCTCATCCCCTGCGCGCGCATCAACGAGGCGCTGGGGCTGCGGGGCACGCCGCTGGACCTGGTGGAGAAGACGCGCGACAAGCCGGCCATGCGGCGGGTGCTCGACTCCGGCGGGTTCTCCCCCGTGCAGTGGGCCTCGGTGAAGACGCGCGAGGACGCCCTCGCGTTCGCGGAGCGGCAGGGCTACCCGTTCATCCTCAAGCCCGTGGACGGCGTGGGCAGCATCGACGTGCGGCTCGTGCGCTCCGCGGCGGACCTGGAGGGCGTGCTCAACGGCCGCGCGTCGTGGATCGCCGAGGAGTACCTGGACGGCCCCGAGTACTCCGTGGAGTGTTTCTCCTTCGCGGGACGCCACGTCATCCTGGGCATCAACGAGGAGACGAAGAGCACGGACCCCAACGCCAGCGCGTTCCTGGAGATTGCCCATCAGGTTCCCGCGCCGATGAGCCCGGAGCGCGATCGCGAGGTGCGCGACTTCATCCGGAGCTTCCTGGACGTGCTCGGCATCCAGGACGGGCCTTCGCACACGGAGCTGAAGTACACGTCGCGCGGTCCTCGCATCGTGGAGACGCACACGCGGCTGGGCGGCGACCGCCTGTGGGACCTGGTCCGGCTGACCACCGGGCACGACCTGCTGGACATGACGCTCCAGTGGGCCATGGGCACGCTGAAGCCGCTGGAGGCGGATCCGGTGCCCAAGGGCGGCGCGGCCATCCAGTTCTTCACGCCGCCGCCCGGCAAGCTCAAGCGGCTCAACGGCGCGCACGCGCTGCGGCGCCTTCCGGGAGTCGTGGAGATCTCCCTCCAGGTCGAGCTGGGCGCCACCGTCCGTCAGGCCCTGAAGTCGGAGGACCGCGCGGGCTTCGTGATCGCCTACGCGGACACCGTGCTGCAGGCGCAGGCCGTGTGCCGGGAGGTCAGCCAGCGGCTCGTGTTGGAGACCGCTTGA